From the genome of uncultured Bacteroides sp.:
CGGCTGCCGCAAAAGGAGGTAAGTTGCTGCTTCGTTTTGAAGCTGCACGCTATCGTTCGGAGGTTTATATAAATCAACAACTTGCAGGTTATGATTTAACGGGAAATACTCCTTTCGAAGTTGATATTACCAACTTTGCCAAAGCGGGAGAGACTGTGCAATTAGCTTTGCGTGTTACCGATCCGGGCGGTAATTATGACTGGAGAGATGGTGATGTAGTTAACTGGGGAAAATATAAAATACCCGGTAGTCATGCTTTTGGTGGAATTACCGGTCGTGTGAAATTGGTTTCCTGTGCTCCGGTTTATGTGGATGATATTTATGTTCAGAATACTCCTGCCATTACGGAAGTAAATCCGCAAATAAGTGTTGTAAATAGCACAGCCAAAGAGATTGTCAGGAATATTGTAGTTCGGGTTGTTGATAAGAAAAATCCCGATAGTGAAATTGCTCGTCAGGAACTTAAGAAAGTGAAATTGAAACCGGGAGAAAACCTTGTTTCTGCAAAGATATCTGCACCCGATGCAAAGTTATGGGATACGGAAAATCCTAACTTGTATGTCTGCAAGGTTTCTGTAGTAGATGGAAAGAAAAGCATTGATGAGGACAGCAGAGTTTTTGGATTCCGTTGGTTTGAACCTATGGGACAAGGCTCTGATGCCATGTTCCGCCTTAATGGAAAAAGAATTGTGCTCCGTACTGCAATCAGCTGGGGATTCTGGCCTATAAATGGTATTTATCCAACGGAGGAATTGGCTGAGAAGCAGATTCGTATTGCGAAGGCAATGGGACTGAATATGCTGAATTTCCACAGATGCATTGGTGCTCCGGTTGTGCTGGAGAAAGCAGATGAATTGGGATTACTTTACTATGAAGAGCCGGGTAATTATCGTAGCGGGCAAAGTCCTGATAATCCGTTTGGTCATTCGTTGATGCATGAAAAGGTAATGCGGATGGTGAAGCGTGATAGGAGTCATCCAAGTCTGGTAATGTTTAATATGATCAATGAAGCCGGACCGGTTAGCGAAGATATCCTGAAACTAAACATCAGTGATATGCAGGAGGCTCATAAGTTGGATCCTACCCGCACCATTACCCGCACTTCTGCATGGTGCAGGGCAGAAGAAAACGAACAGGCCCGTATTCATCTTCGACCTAATGATTCAACGGTTTACTGGAAAGGTTGGTACGATTTTCATCATGCGGGTGGCCCTCATGTATGGAACCAGAGTCTTTATAAGAGTCCGACTGATTATTACAACTATACAGCAAATAAAAAGGATATTGTTTTCTGGGGAGAAGAGGGAGCTATATCTACTCCTCCGCGCCTGGAAAAGATAAAGAGCGAGCTCGAAGCTTCACCCAATATGGGCTGGGATGGTACTATGTATCTCGATTGGTACAAAACTTTTGATAACTTCCTTACACGGAAGAGCCTTCGTTCAGCATTTCCTACGATTGATGCGTTTACTGTGGCGATGGGAAATATTTCCATTGAGCACCAGGGACGTAAAATAGAGACTATCCGGCTGGATAATTATACAGACGGTTATGCCATTAATGGATGGGAAGCTCAAATTATTGAAAACCATTCAGGAGTAGTAGATTGTTTCCGGAACGTGAAAGGTGATACTGCGCTTATTGCGCGCTACAACCAACCACTTTATGTTGCTGTGAAAGTGCGTAAACAGATTGTTGAAATGAATGACAAAGTTGTGACAGATTTCTATGTTATCAACGAGAAGAATCTGCAAGGACCTCATAAGCTTTCAATTTCCGTTAAAGATCCGGAAGGAAAGGTGATTTTTAGTAAAGACGTTGAAACAGCAATTACCGGAGGTGATGTTTACGGACAGTTGATTGCCGAAGGGATTGAGATTCCTACTTCTACTATAGCTGGAATGCACCGTATTGATGTAGCCCTTTCTGATAATGCCGGCAACAGTAAAGCTTCTGGTAGCGATCAGTTCTTGGCGGTCGACTGGCGTTCAGCCAAGCTCGCTGGTAACGGAGCAGTATGGGAACATAACAATAACTTGAAGAACTTCTTGAATAATGATAAAAAGCTTTCAGTAACGGATTACTTCGATAACGCTAAACGTCTTGATTGGGTAGTGGTATCTCGTCCACCAATGGGAGGCAATCTGAGAGTTGTACCAGCAGATCAGCTTCTTACTCCCGATGGAAAACAGGGAGTTACCGTGTCGTTTTACAGAGACAATAAGTTTCAGGACAAGATATCTGAACGTACAGACCGGGATATTAATTTCAACGTGGCGATGGGAGCTACTCCAGATCCTACAGTAACCAGTACTGAAAGATATAACGCCCGTTGGGAAACACAAATTACACCGACAGTGAGCGGTGCCTATTTTCTTGAATTGCAGACAAGTGGAGCCAGTGAGCTAAGTATTGATGGTGCTACCATTATAGATATAACAAAAAATAGTGGTGGTCGTGATAAGGTTTTGGTGAACTTCACAAAAGGAAAGTCATATAAACTGAGTATAAATCTGGTTCAGGTCAAAAACATAGCCGGATTATGCCGTTTGCAGTGGTCGGCACCGGAAACGAATGCAGCCGATCCGCAGAAGTTAATAGACCGGGTAGCAAAAGACGGCACAACGCTTATTCTGGTTGATAATGCCGACACGTGGATGGACTTGATTACTAAAAATACCCAGGTAGCTTATTCCGGTAAGTTCCAAGTTGGTACAGCCTGGCTTGGTGGTGTTCATTTCCTGAAAAAACATCCGCTATTCAACGGACTGCCTACTAATGACAGTATGAATTGGCCTTATCAGGCGGTTGTGAAAGATGGAGCCGAAAGATATGGACTTGAAATAGAAGGAGAGGAGCTGGTTGCCGGAGCTTACCACTGTTATCCTCTTAAATTGGGAACGGCTGTAGGTGTTATTCCTTGTGGTAAAGGTAAAATCATATTCTCTACGCTGGATATTTGTGGAAATCTGACTTCAAATGATTCATCGGTCAATGTGGCAAGAAAGCTGCTTTGTAATTTTATAGAATATTCTGGTAAGTAATTACAATAAGTATTTGTAAAAACGGGTCTTGCATTAAACTGTGCAAGACCCGTTTTTTATTGGTGTGCAGTGTATGATTAATAACTTGGTGTTGCTAGTCTATTGGTAAAGTTCAGGTTTGAGTAATCACTTAATTGTAGTAACTATTTTGAAAGTATTTTTTCAGCAATATAAAATAGATTGTCGAACTGGCCGGATTCTCCTTGATGACTATCTTTTGGAAAAACTAAATACTCTTTTTTTGTTTTTAAATTATTGTAAGCTGCAAAGCCACAATGTGGAGGACAATCATCGTCGAATAATGAGGTTAGAAAATATACCGGGCATTTAATATCAGGTGCAAATGCTTTTGTATCCATATAATCAAGAACTGATAACATCTGTTGAATATCGCAATTATTATCGGGATAAGTTTTAAACAGGTCTAATTCTTTGTTAACCGTTGTACGAATTTTTGTTTGGTCTCGAATATCGCAAAGCCATGGATCAAAAATAGCACATGCAGCAATATTTGAATTACATAAAGCTGCTGTTGCCAATGCTAGTCCTCCTCCTTGACTTCCTCCGGCTACTCCAATTTTATTTTTGTCAATTTCAGTCTGGTTAATCAAAAAATCTACAGCTCTTACGCAATCCATAAAAATAGAACGATAAATATAATTGTCTTTATTACATATGTTTACTGCCCAAAGCTCCATTTTGTTCCACGGGTTAGATACATCTTTACTTATGCCATGTCCACGAACGCATAATGCCAGTTCTGCACAATTACCTTTTCGGTTAATAAATTTATTTAAGTCTTCAAAGCCATATCCATAGCCTGGAAGATGCAAAATAGTGGGGTGTTTTCCTTCTGTTTTTGGGACAAAATAGTAACCACGAATAGTCAGGTTACCCAAAGAATTCATTTCAATCACATATCCATTCCTAGTTGCCGAACATAGGCTATCCACTTTTCTTATTTTATAATTGGGTTCTATCTCCTTCAACTCATTTAATGCATCTTGCCAATACTTATTGAAACCTGATTCCTTTTGAATTGGACATGAAATCTTTTCGGGTTGAATTCCAAACCATTCTACTGTGCCACAAAATGTTTCTCCTTGACCTATCACAATACATTCATAAAGTCCCGGTTTAAATTTTCTTTTTTTAAATTCAAATATGTATTCTTGATTCCCTTTTTTTAGATCTACAAACTCATTTACCAATGTTTGATGGAAATCGTTATTTATCATTATCTGAATTTTCCTATCTTTTACACTACGTGATTTAATAGTAAATTGTTTATTATCATCTGCTAAATAAATATGGTTGCTTTGTGGTATATCAATCGATAGTTTATCTTCATAACCTGCATTTAAAGGATGTATATAACAAAAATTATGACTAATTCCTCCAGTGTAGGACGGATTTGAAATAAGAATAGTAATCTCATTCTTTCTATTTATTTTCAAAATAGAATCAGGTATTTGTATGAATTCTTTTTTCCCTCTGTTTGACCAGAACGAATTATTTATATTGCGAGTAACTTGTTTTCGATTGATATAAACTGCATGTATATCCCCTTGTAATGAAAACTCCAATTGCAGGGCTGTATCTTTTTCATTTACAAAGAACTCATTTCTTAATACAAGGTTATTATCGATCCAACAAAGTCCTTGTCGTTCCCATGATAACAATAAATTAACCTCTGGCCAATTATTATATTTTAGGGATTCAACTTCCTTAAAATCGCCGACCTTTGTATATTTCCAAATTGGTGATAACAGGTTTTGACCATTACTGAAATTAGTTATTAATATAGTAATCAATATAAATAGCAAATTGCGTTTCATAAGTGCTTAAATTTAAATAGGTTATAAATCATCTGAGTACTAGTTTAATATTCCATTTGTTGAATATGGCTAAATACCCGTCATTAATCTTATCATCTCATTTCCGTATAAGCAAAAGTAGAAATAAAAAGGGGATAGAGTCAGATGAAATCGGACACAAATAAACAAAAAAAGGACTAGTATTTAGATTAATAGTTGCTATTTTGTAACCTCAAACTAGTTATACGTTTTATCTATCCATTGATTAATAGCCAATAATTAATATTGGGATAGAAAGTAACAAATATTAGAAGGGCAAACTAAAGGAATTGACTGGTTAGAATGCAATGTAATTACTTGCAAATGCAATTAGGAATTCGTTTTATTTTTGAGAATCTTATTTGTATGCAGATTTAAACACTTATATTTGTGATGTTGTAATTAACCTTATAAGATATAAATCTGCACTTACTATGAACAGAAAGTTCTTTTTTCTTCTTATTGTCTTTCAGTTATTCTGTTTTCAATCTAATTCTCAAATAAAACCAATAAAGGAATTTGATAATATTAGTCGGGGAGATGAGTGTGTAAACTGCTTCTTTCAGGACTATCGAGGCTTAATTTGGGTGGGCACCAACCGAGGCCTTTTTTCATATAATGGATATTCGTTGGACAAGAATATTCCTCAGGCATCAGGTGATGTTATAAATATGGCTGTTAACTGCTCGCTAAAAGTTGATTCTACTCATTTTTATCTAGGCTGTAATTCCGGCATTCTGCTGTTTGATATTGAAAAATGTAGATATACTTTGTTGCCTGCAACATCATCAAATGATGTCCGTTCAATGGTTTGGTTAGACAAACATACAATATTGGCCGGAACAATGCGGGGATTGATAAGGTATAATACTCTTAATAACACTTCTAAAAGATTTGAAAGAAAAATGCTGCCTTATCTACCTGTTTATTCTATTATTAAAAAAAACAAGGAAAATGTTTATATAAGCAGCTGTAATGGGATATACCAACTGAATGTTACAACGAATAAAATGACATTTATTTCTCTTCCGGAAGCTGGTAAAAAGAAAAGGTTGATATTTTCTCTAGCTGAAGATATACACAATAATTGTATATGGATAGGCACAGAGGGAGAATTGTTTAAATACAACTTAAACACAAAATCTATTGAGTTGATACCTTTCTTCTCAAATAACTCCATAAAATCAATCTCCACCGATTATTCAGGACACTTATGGATGGGTACAGACAATGGTCTGTATATTTATAATCCTAAGAATAAAACTAATGAATACTTTGTACATACTATAAAGAATAACAAGTCTTTAATTAATAATATTATTTGGGCTGTATTCGAGGATAGAGAAAAAAATATGTGGCTTGGGACCGATTGTGGAATCTCTCTATACAGAACAAATACTAGTCTTAAGATTCATCGCTGGGACGAGATTACTGGCTCTGATGAAGGTAACAGGCTGACTTGTATTTTTAGGGATTCTCATAAAAACTATTGGTTGGGTGGAACTAATGGAATTGCATGCTATAATCCTGATAAACAAAAAAGTGTATGGTATAAAATGAGAGGTGGCAATAACTACATTTCTCATAACCGGATCAGATCTATTTATGAAGATAGAAATAAAGATATATGGGTAGCTACAGATGGTGGTGTAAATCATTACAATAACCAAACGGAACGTTTCAATCATTATAGTATCATGGATAAATCTGCAGCCCGGAATGCAAATTGGGCGTATGGTATATTTGATGATAGTAAGAACAAACTCTGGATTGGAACCTATCTAGGTGGGTTGTTTATGGTTGATAAGCAAAAGCTGATAAGCAGTGGCGGTGATACATATTTGGCAGACAGAAATTATTATATGAATGGATGCAAAAATGGCTTGTTAGGTAATGATGTTTTAATTAATTTGAAAGATAAAAAAGAAAATCCCGTTTTGATTAT
Proteins encoded in this window:
- a CDS encoding acetylxylan esterase, yielding MKRNLLFILITILITNFSNGQNLLSPIWKYTKVGDFKEVESLKYNNWPEVNLLLSWERQGLCWIDNNLVLRNEFFVNEKDTALQLEFSLQGDIHAVYINRKQVTRNINNSFWSNRGKKEFIQIPDSILKINRKNEITILISNPSYTGGISHNFCYIHPLNAGYEDKLSIDIPQSNHIYLADDNKQFTIKSRSVKDRKIQIMINNDFHQTLVNEFVDLKKGNQEYIFEFKKRKFKPGLYECIVIGQGETFCGTVEWFGIQPEKISCPIQKESGFNKYWQDALNELKEIEPNYKIRKVDSLCSATRNGYVIEMNSLGNLTIRGYYFVPKTEGKHPTILHLPGYGYGFEDLNKFINRKGNCAELALCVRGHGISKDVSNPWNKMELWAVNICNKDNYIYRSIFMDCVRAVDFLINQTEIDKNKIGVAGGSQGGGLALATAALCNSNIAACAIFDPWLCDIRDQTKIRTTVNKELDLFKTYPDNNCDIQQMLSVLDYMDTKAFAPDIKCPVYFLTSLFDDDCPPHCGFAAYNNLKTKKEYLVFPKDSHQGESGQFDNLFYIAEKILSK
- a CDS encoding PA14 domain-containing protein: MQKSLKLLLLLCCAPLFVVHSQNRIETDLSGKGWKLWYDKDASWKNDQLFLPSTDIKSIPAALQSGGWNSLQGAKDVSVPGTVEEYLQVKPGPEGDIQGVSWWFRTISIPAAAKGGKLLLRFEAARYRSEVYINQQLAGYDLTGNTPFEVDITNFAKAGETVQLALRVTDPGGNYDWRDGDVVNWGKYKIPGSHAFGGITGRVKLVSCAPVYVDDIYVQNTPAITEVNPQISVVNSTAKEIVRNIVVRVVDKKNPDSEIARQELKKVKLKPGENLVSAKISAPDAKLWDTENPNLYVCKVSVVDGKKSIDEDSRVFGFRWFEPMGQGSDAMFRLNGKRIVLRTAISWGFWPINGIYPTEELAEKQIRIAKAMGLNMLNFHRCIGAPVVLEKADELGLLYYEEPGNYRSGQSPDNPFGHSLMHEKVMRMVKRDRSHPSLVMFNMINEAGPVSEDILKLNISDMQEAHKLDPTRTITRTSAWCRAEENEQARIHLRPNDSTVYWKGWYDFHHAGGPHVWNQSLYKSPTDYYNYTANKKDIVFWGEEGAISTPPRLEKIKSELEASPNMGWDGTMYLDWYKTFDNFLTRKSLRSAFPTIDAFTVAMGNISIEHQGRKIETIRLDNYTDGYAINGWEAQIIENHSGVVDCFRNVKGDTALIARYNQPLYVAVKVRKQIVEMNDKVVTDFYVINEKNLQGPHKLSISVKDPEGKVIFSKDVETAITGGDVYGQLIAEGIEIPTSTIAGMHRIDVALSDNAGNSKASGSDQFLAVDWRSAKLAGNGAVWEHNNNLKNFLNNDKKLSVTDYFDNAKRLDWVVVSRPPMGGNLRVVPADQLLTPDGKQGVTVSFYRDNKFQDKISERTDRDINFNVAMGATPDPTVTSTERYNARWETQITPTVSGAYFLELQTSGASELSIDGATIIDITKNSGGRDKVLVNFTKGKSYKLSINLVQVKNIAGLCRLQWSAPETNAADPQKLIDRVAKDGTTLILVDNADTWMDLITKNTQVAYSGKFQVGTAWLGGVHFLKKHPLFNGLPTNDSMNWPYQAVVKDGAERYGLEIEGEELVAGAYHCYPLKLGTAVGVIPCGKGKIIFSTLDICGNLTSNDSSVNVARKLLCNFIEYSGK